The sequence GGGGTGAAATGTTTGAGGCAAACAAATTTATGGCTGAGGATGTAGAAACCCGTTTCTCTGTTAATCAGGATAGAAGATATGTTTGTGGATTTTCAGGTGGTTCTAGGGGCGCAATGGCCATAGCAGTTCTATCAGGAAATGTAAAGGGAGTCATCGGGTGTGGTGCTGGATTTCCAAACTTAAAAGAATATTGTCCTACTTCTAAATCTGCTTTTGTATATTATGGATTGGTGGGTAATGCAGACATGAATTATTTGGAAATGCTTGAGATGGAAGATTATTTCAAAAAAATAGGGATGATTTCTCAAATTCAAACATTTAATGCAGGGCATATATGGCCAAGTCAGGAATTGCTGAATGATGCGGTTGAATGGATGGAATTGCAAGCAATGAATGAGAAAATTATTGAACTTGATACTACTTTTATTAATAATCAATTTCTGAAATGCACTTCGCTGGGAAAGCAGTTATTTAATGAAGGCAAATTAGCCGAAACCGTAAAAATTTATAATTATATTACCATCGATTTTTCAAGTTATTTTGATGTTTCTGGTTTTCAACAAGAAATTGAAAAAATTGAACAAACCAAGGCGTATTTGAATGAACAATCAGAATGGGGGAAAATTCGGAATGAGGAAAATATGTTGATTGATTCTTACCAAACTGCAATGAGTCAAAATAGGTTTGAAGGAAATCTGGCGGATAGTAATCTTATTTGGTGGGGAAATCAAATAAGTTATTTGAACAGATTGGAGAAAAACAAAAATGAAAATAAAAGATTAATGGCTTCCAGATTGATCTCGAGTTTGACGAGTTCTTTCGTTCAGAATGGCTCTGATTTTTTAAGTATTAAGCAATATAAAGAAGCCGCACTGCAATTTAAATTATGGACAATCATTTCACCTGAAAATAGAGGTGCCCATTATAATTTAGCACGAGCATATGCATTGAGCGGTCAAAAACGGAATGCAATAGAATCATTGGAAATGGCATTAAAACTTGGCTTCCAAAGATTAGAACTATTAAAAGAGGATTCAGCTTTTAATTCGATTCGGGAAGAGAAAAAATTTAAATTGCTTGTAAGCAATTTAAATGAATAATAAAGTATAGGACTGGTAAAAATAACATCCATTTTCATCACTATTAAATCTTAAATCTTTAATAATTTTGAGGAATATACATATTTTATATATAGTATAATATCAAACGTTGATCGAATTATTTTTGACGACACCTATTTTTTTTTAAATTTATCCCAATTAATTGTTAATCAAATCTAATTCTCATGAAAAAAATTCTGGGCATAACTCTTATTGCTATGATGCTTTTACCGGTTATTCAGGTTTCCGGTGCTAAAAAGAAAACCAATGAAGTTTCATTTTCATATAATGAAAAACTATTTAATGCCATGGAATGGCGGTCGATTGGACCTTTTGTCGGGGGCAGATCAGATGCTGTAACGGGAATTTCGGGTAAACCTAACCTATACTATTTTGGCTCTACAGGTGGAGGTGTTTGGCGAACCATAGATGCCGGAAATAGTTGGGAAAATATTTCAGATGGATATTTTGGAGGTTCAATTGGGGCTATTGCTGTCAGCGAGTGGGACAATAATGTTCTTTACGTGGGTGGAGGTGAAAAAACAGTTCGTGGCAATGTCTCGTCAGGTTCAGGAATGTGGAAATCTGTTAATGCCGGAAAAACATGGGAATCTATTGGACTTTTAGAATCAAGACATATTTCAAGAATCAGGATACACCCAAAAAATGCTGACTTAATTTATGTGGCAGCAATGGGCGATTTATTTAAATCATCAGAAGAGCGTGGAGTATTCCGTTCAAAAGATGGTGGAAAAAGTTGGGAGAAGATTTTATTTGCGAATGAAAATGCCGGAGCAGTTGATTTAATGATGGATCCTAATAATCCACGTATTCTTTATGCCAGTACCTGGCGTATCAGAAGAACTCCGTTTAGTTTGGAAAGTGGAGGTGAAGGTTCATATTTGTGGAAAAGTACGGATGGGGGAGATACCTGGAAAAACATTTCTGAAAATTCGGGATTACCTAAAGGAGTATGGGGTATTGTGGGTGTTACGGTTTCACCGGTTAATTCAGATCGTATCTGGGCCATTATTGAAAATGAAAGCGGCGGTGTTTATCGCTCGGATGATGGTGGTGATAACTGGCAAAAACTGAATGATGATAGGGCTTTAAGGCAACGTGCCTGGTATTACTCTCGTATTTATGCCGACACAAAAGATGCCGATATGGTGTATGTTTTAAACGTAAATTATCATCGATCAAAAGATGGAGGGAGAACCTTCGAAAGATTTAATGCCCCTCATGGAGATCATCACGATTTATGGATTTCCCCTGAAGATAATCAGAAAATGATTATCGCTGATGATGGAGGCGCCCAGGTAAGTCTTACCGGAGGCGAAAATTGGTCATCTGCAGAGAATCATCCAACCGGACAATTTTACAGGGTTGTTACGGATAATCATTTCCCATATCGAATTTATGGAGCACAACAGGATAATTCAACAGTAAGAATTGCTCATCGCACATCAGGTGGATCAATTGGTGAAAGGGATTGGGAAAATACTGCAGGTTCTGAAAGTGCGCATATTGCTGTTGATCCCTTAGACAACGATATCGTTTATGGAGGGAATTACGGTGGATATATCCAAAGATTGAATCATCGAACAGGTGAAAACAGAGCAGTTAATGTTTGGCCCGACAATCCAATGGGTCATGGTGCCGAAGGAATGAAATACCGCTTTCAATGGAATTTCCCGATTTTCTTTTCTCCAAATAATCCAAAAAAGCTATACACCGCGTCTAATCATTTGCATGTTTCCTATGATGAAGGCCATACCTGGGAAATTATCAGCCCAGATTTAACCACCAACAATCCTGAAAAACTCAAATCATCTGGCGGGCCAATAACTCAAGACAACACCAGTGTTGAATATTATTGTACCATTTTTACCGCATGTGAATCTCCTTACGAAAAAGATTTACTTTGGGCTGGATCGGATGATGGGTTGCTTCATGTGAGTAGAGATGGCGGGAAATCGTGGACCAATGTTACCCCAAAGGGGATGCCCGAATTAATGATGTTTAATAGCATCGATCCAGATCCGTTCGTAAAAGGAGGAGCTTATGTCGCCGGAACGCGATACAAATTAGGCGATAACGAACCTTATCTTTATAAAACAAAGGATTACGGTCAAACCTGGGAAAAAATCACAACAGGAATTGACCCTAATCATTTCACCAGAGTTGTTAGGGCCGATCCTATGAAAGCTGGATTACTCTATGCCGGAACCGAAAATGGAATGTATATTTCGTTTGATGATGGATCGAATTGGCAAACCTTTCAATTAAACTTACCCATTGTCCCTATTACGGACTTAACAATAAAAGACAATAACTTAATTGCTGCAACCCAAGGTCGTAGTTTTTGGTTAATTGATGACACTACCCCTTTACATCAACTTAGTGATGAAGTGGCTAACAGTAAGTTTTATTTATATCAACCAACGGCAAGTTGGCGTGTTGGTGGAAGAGGCCGAGGAAGAGCAAGTAGTTCTGCCGGTCAAAATCATCCCGGAGGAGTTATGCTTCATTTTTATCTAAAAGAAAAAGGGGAAAAAGACAAAGTATGCCTCGAAATTTTTGAAGAAGATGGTGATTTGATCAGTAAGTTTAGTACCAATCCTGATAAAAAAGCCAAAGAGGAAAAATTAGAAATCGAAGCCGGTATGAATCGGTTTATTTGGAACATGATGTATCCTGGTGCGGATAGTTTTCAGGGGATGATCCTTTGGGCCGCATCAATGAATGGACCAAGGGCATTGCCTGGAAGGTACAAAGCCAGACTTACAGTAAACGAAGAAATAAGTGAAACAATATTTGAGATTTTGAAGGATCCAAGAACCGAAGCTTCCATGACAGAATTACAAGCCCAATTCGATTTTTTGATATCTGTAAGAAACAAATTATCGGAAACCAATAATGCCATCACAAATATCCGTGAAGCCCGAAAACAAATTAATTTGGTTACAGGTAACATGAAAGGGGATGATTTTAAGGAAATAAACGATAAAGCAAAAAATATCCTTAAAGCAATGAAAGAAGTGGAAGAAGCCCTTTATCAAACAAAGAATCAGAGTGGACAGGACCCTTTGAACTTCCCGATTAAATTGAACAATAAATTAGGGCATTTAAGTTCGTTGGCATCAACTGGTGATAATCCGCCTACTGCATCTGCCATTGCTTTTAAGAAAGAAGTAACTGCTGCAATTGATGTTGAATTAAATAAATTAAAAGAGGTCTTTGAAACAGAGATTCCTTCGTTTAATAAAATGGTGAAGGAAAAAGATGTGGATGCAGTAATCTTGAATAAATAAAAAAACGACTGGTCACTTCGAGCACTTGTGCTGAGCTAGTCCAAGCATGTCGAGATGTGATAATATTCTAATATAAGGTCTCAACAGTTATCCGCCTTTGGCGGAGACTCGAACTTACTGATAAAAAGCTATTTCGAGTGAAGCTATAAATCTCCGATAAATTAAAAAGGGAAGCCATCCTCTTGAGGATGGCTTCCCTTTAATAATGTGGTGACTGAGCGCAGTCG comes from Bacteroidota bacterium and encodes:
- a CDS encoding glycosyl hydrolase; the encoded protein is MKKILGITLIAMMLLPVIQVSGAKKKTNEVSFSYNEKLFNAMEWRSIGPFVGGRSDAVTGISGKPNLYYFGSTGGGVWRTIDAGNSWENISDGYFGGSIGAIAVSEWDNNVLYVGGGEKTVRGNVSSGSGMWKSVNAGKTWESIGLLESRHISRIRIHPKNADLIYVAAMGDLFKSSEERGVFRSKDGGKSWEKILFANENAGAVDLMMDPNNPRILYASTWRIRRTPFSLESGGEGSYLWKSTDGGDTWKNISENSGLPKGVWGIVGVTVSPVNSDRIWAIIENESGGVYRSDDGGDNWQKLNDDRALRQRAWYYSRIYADTKDADMVYVLNVNYHRSKDGGRTFERFNAPHGDHHDLWISPEDNQKMIIADDGGAQVSLTGGENWSSAENHPTGQFYRVVTDNHFPYRIYGAQQDNSTVRIAHRTSGGSIGERDWENTAGSESAHIAVDPLDNDIVYGGNYGGYIQRLNHRTGENRAVNVWPDNPMGHGAEGMKYRFQWNFPIFFSPNNPKKLYTASNHLHVSYDEGHTWEIISPDLTTNNPEKLKSSGGPITQDNTSVEYYCTIFTACESPYEKDLLWAGSDDGLLHVSRDGGKSWTNVTPKGMPELMMFNSIDPDPFVKGGAYVAGTRYKLGDNEPYLYKTKDYGQTWEKITTGIDPNHFTRVVRADPMKAGLLYAGTENGMYISFDDGSNWQTFQLNLPIVPITDLTIKDNNLIAATQGRSFWLIDDTTPLHQLSDEVANSKFYLYQPTASWRVGGRGRGRASSSAGQNHPGGVMLHFYLKEKGEKDKVCLEIFEEDGDLISKFSTNPDKKAKEEKLEIEAGMNRFIWNMMYPGADSFQGMILWAASMNGPRALPGRYKARLTVNEEISETIFEILKDPRTEASMTELQAQFDFLISVRNKLSETNNAITNIREARKQINLVTGNMKGDDFKEINDKAKNILKAMKEVEEALYQTKNQSGQDPLNFPIKLNNKLGHLSSLASTGDNPPTASAIAFKKEVTAAIDVELNKLKEVFETEIPSFNKMVKEKDVDAVILNK